The Salana multivorans genome window below encodes:
- a CDS encoding glycoside hydrolase family 3 N-terminal domain-containing protein, which produces MTHPYRDARLPVEARVADLLGRMTLPEKVGQMMQLSAPDGIDAQVLERHVGAILHASPELIARAHRLTEQTRLRIPLLVGEDAIHGHSFCRGATIFPTQLGMAATWSPALVERMARATAREAAATGLHWTFSPVLCLARDLRWGRVNETFGEDPHLVGELASAAVRGYQGDGLHDRTAVLATAKHFAGYSETQGGRDASEADLSQRKLRSWFLPPFERVAREGCGTFMLGYQTIDGVPVTLNDWLLTDVLRGEWDYPGMLVTDWDNVGRMVWEQGLQPDYAHASAAAVRAGNDMIMTTEEFFDGALEAVELGLLTESDLDGAVAHILELKFRLGLFEDRRGPDDAAMASVVGSHQDLNLEIARRSLVLLRNRDVLPLPRDRRLSVAVVGPLAHDAQNQLGDWAGSSGQVADMADGQPREMITTVLDGLRARVPDGWRVTFARGASITTLEPDPEGPLHPDGQPRPPLAVSAPVDPAELAAAVEAAADADVVVAVVGDQIELVGEGCSTATLDLLGGQVALLDALAATGTPVVVVLLASKPLVLPPSALEAAAIVWVANPGMTGGLALAELLLGEIEPTGRLPISFARHVGQQPVYYNQVRGQHGSRYADLTQDPAFAFGEGLSYTSVAYSDLVVTTPVVTPQESVRARVTLTNTGARPALETVQVYLRDVVTSASWADRELKAFTQVDVAPGASVDVDLVLDARDCSIVDGRGRRVVEPGEFHLLVGPSSRPGDLLSSTFHVAAGETS; this is translated from the coding sequence ATGACCCATCCCTACCGCGACGCGCGCCTGCCGGTCGAGGCGCGCGTCGCCGACCTCCTCGGCCGCATGACGCTGCCGGAGAAGGTCGGCCAGATGATGCAGCTCTCGGCGCCGGACGGGATCGACGCCCAGGTGCTCGAGCGGCACGTCGGAGCGATCCTGCACGCCTCGCCCGAGCTGATCGCGCGGGCCCACCGGCTGACCGAGCAGACCCGGCTGCGCATCCCGCTGCTCGTCGGGGAGGACGCGATCCACGGCCACTCGTTCTGCCGCGGCGCCACGATCTTCCCCACCCAGCTCGGGATGGCGGCGACCTGGTCGCCGGCGCTCGTCGAGCGGATGGCGCGCGCGACGGCCCGCGAGGCGGCGGCGACCGGCCTGCACTGGACCTTCTCCCCCGTGCTCTGCCTCGCCCGCGACCTGCGCTGGGGTCGCGTGAACGAGACGTTCGGCGAGGACCCGCACCTCGTCGGGGAGCTCGCCAGCGCGGCCGTCCGCGGCTACCAGGGCGACGGGCTGCACGACCGCACGGCCGTCCTGGCGACGGCCAAGCACTTCGCCGGCTACTCCGAGACGCAGGGTGGGCGGGACGCATCGGAGGCCGACCTGTCCCAGCGCAAGCTCCGGTCCTGGTTCCTGCCGCCGTTCGAGCGGGTGGCGCGCGAGGGCTGCGGCACGTTCATGCTCGGCTACCAGACGATCGACGGCGTGCCCGTCACGCTGAACGACTGGCTGCTCACCGACGTGCTGCGCGGGGAGTGGGACTACCCGGGCATGCTCGTGACGGACTGGGACAACGTCGGGCGGATGGTGTGGGAGCAGGGCCTGCAGCCCGACTACGCGCACGCCTCCGCCGCCGCCGTCAGGGCGGGCAACGACATGATCATGACGACCGAGGAGTTCTTCGACGGCGCGCTGGAGGCGGTCGAGCTGGGACTGCTCACCGAGTCCGACCTCGACGGCGCCGTCGCGCACATCCTCGAGCTGAAGTTCCGCCTCGGTCTCTTCGAGGACCGTCGCGGCCCGGATGACGCGGCCATGGCGTCCGTCGTCGGCTCGCACCAGGACCTCAACCTGGAGATCGCCCGACGCAGCCTCGTGCTGCTGCGCAACCGGGACGTGCTGCCGCTGCCGCGGGACCGCCGGCTGAGCGTCGCCGTCGTCGGCCCGCTGGCGCACGACGCGCAGAACCAGCTCGGCGACTGGGCCGGGTCGTCCGGCCAGGTCGCGGACATGGCGGACGGGCAGCCGCGGGAGATGATCACGACCGTCCTCGACGGGCTGCGCGCCCGCGTGCCGGACGGATGGCGGGTGACGTTCGCGCGCGGGGCGTCGATCACGACGCTGGAGCCCGATCCCGAGGGCCCTCTCCACCCCGACGGGCAGCCGCGCCCCCCGCTGGCCGTGTCGGCCCCCGTCGACCCGGCCGAGCTGGCAGCGGCGGTCGAGGCCGCGGCGGACGCGGACGTCGTGGTCGCCGTCGTCGGGGACCAGATCGAGCTGGTCGGCGAGGGGTGCTCGACCGCGACGCTTGACCTCCTCGGCGGACAGGTCGCGCTCCTGGACGCGCTCGCGGCGACGGGGACGCCCGTCGTCGTCGTCCTGCTCGCGTCCAAGCCGCTCGTGCTCCCGCCGTCGGCGCTGGAGGCGGCCGCGATCGTCTGGGTCGCGAACCCCGGCATGACGGGGGGCCTCGCCCTGGCCGAGCTCCTGCTCGGCGAGATCGAGCCGACGGGGCGCCTGCCGATCTCGTTCGCGCGGCACGTCGGCCAGCAGCCCGTCTACTACAACCAGGTCCGCGGCCAGCACGGCAGCCGGTACGCCGACCTGACCCAGGACCCCGCGTTCGCGTTCGGCGAGGGGCTCTCCTACACGAGCGTCGCGTACTCCGACCTCGTCGTGACCACGCCGGTCGTCACGCCGCAGGAGTCCGTCCGGGCGCGGGTGACGCTGACGAACACGGGCGCGCGCCCCGCGCTCGAGACCGTCCAGGTGTACCTGCGCGACGTCGTGACCTCGGCGTCGTGGGCGGACCGCGAGCTCAAGGCGTTCACCCAGGTCGACGTCGCCCCCGGGGCGAGCGTCGACGTCGACCTCGTGCTCGACGCCCGCGACTGCTCGATCGTGGACGGTCGCGGACGCCGGGTCGTCGAGCCCGGGGAGTTCCACCTCCTCGTGGGGCCGAGCAGCCGGCCGGGCGACCTGCTGAGCTCGACCTTCCACGTCGCGGCGGGCGAGACCTCGTGA
- a CDS encoding SDR family oxidoreductase → MTATHDAPEIDAAPSDPTSTVADPRGIDPADMAVFLRVAQEVAALPSDHPDQVLARRATAGMYKIAKKVRRDERRRDLLDHDRSVIEATATGSPGRIDDETAGLLPSSATGEGRVAGTLRRPQPCYVCKEPFTQVDWFYHQLCPACAALNHAKRDARTDLTGRRALLTGGRAKIGMYIALRLLRDGADLTITTRFPRDAARRFAAMADSADWLHRLHIVGIDLRDPAQVVALADSVAAGGPLDILVNNAAQTVRRTPGAYSALVEAESIDLPDDPDVPTITFGRTSAAHPAMLAGSVTDLPSTSLAPGGVARAALDAASASLERHLAGTAIDAGGLLPDEVDHNSWVATVEQVDPMELLEVQLCNSTAPFILLSRLRPALGSTATGRAYVVNVSAMEGVFSRGYKGPGHPHTNMAKAAVNMLTRTSAGELAEHGIYMTSVDTGWITDERPHTTKLRLAEEGFHAPLDLVDGAARVYDPIVRGEAGELLHGCFLKDYAKADW, encoded by the coding sequence ATGACGGCAACCCACGACGCGCCCGAGATCGACGCGGCGCCCAGCGACCCGACCAGCACCGTCGCCGACCCGCGCGGCATCGACCCGGCGGACATGGCGGTGTTCCTCCGCGTCGCCCAGGAGGTCGCCGCCCTGCCCTCCGACCACCCGGACCAGGTGCTCGCGCGCCGCGCGACCGCCGGGATGTACAAGATCGCCAAGAAGGTCCGCCGGGACGAGCGGCGGCGCGACCTGCTCGACCACGACCGGTCGGTCATCGAGGCGACCGCGACGGGCAGCCCCGGCAGGATCGACGACGAGACCGCCGGGCTCCTGCCCTCCTCCGCGACCGGCGAGGGCCGGGTCGCCGGGACGCTGCGCCGGCCCCAGCCGTGCTACGTCTGCAAGGAGCCGTTCACCCAGGTCGACTGGTTCTACCACCAGCTCTGCCCGGCCTGCGCCGCGCTCAACCACGCGAAGCGGGACGCCCGGACGGACCTGACCGGACGTCGCGCGCTGCTCACAGGCGGCCGGGCGAAGATCGGCATGTACATCGCGCTGCGTCTCCTGCGCGACGGCGCCGACCTCACGATCACGACGCGCTTCCCGCGGGACGCGGCCCGCCGGTTCGCCGCCATGGCGGACTCGGCCGACTGGCTGCACCGGCTGCACATCGTCGGGATCGACCTGCGCGACCCCGCCCAGGTCGTGGCCCTCGCCGACTCCGTCGCCGCCGGCGGCCCGCTCGACATCCTGGTCAACAACGCGGCGCAGACGGTCCGCCGCACGCCCGGCGCCTACTCGGCGCTCGTCGAGGCCGAGTCGATCGACCTGCCGGACGACCCGGACGTCCCGACGATCACGTTCGGCCGGACGAGCGCGGCGCACCCGGCCATGCTGGCCGGCTCCGTCACGGACCTGCCGTCGACGTCGCTCGCACCGGGCGGCGTGGCGCGCGCGGCGCTCGACGCGGCGTCCGCGTCGCTGGAGCGGCACCTCGCGGGGACCGCGATCGACGCCGGCGGCCTGCTGCCCGACGAGGTGGACCACAACTCCTGGGTCGCGACCGTCGAGCAGGTCGACCCGATGGAGCTGCTCGAGGTCCAGCTCTGCAACTCCACGGCGCCGTTCATCCTCCTCTCGCGGCTGCGCCCGGCCCTGGGGTCCACGGCGACGGGGCGCGCCTACGTCGTCAACGTGTCCGCGATGGAGGGTGTCTTCTCGCGCGGCTACAAGGGCCCCGGCCACCCCCACACCAACATGGCGAAGGCCGCGGTCAACATGCTGACCCGGACGAGCGCTGGCGAGCTGGCCGAGCACGGCATCTACATGACGAGCGTCGACACCGGCTGGATCACGGACGAGCGTCCGCACACGACGAAGCTGCGCCTGGCCGAGGAGGGCTTCCACGCCCCGCTCGACCTGGTCGACGGCGCCGCGCGCGTCTACGACCCGATCGTCCGCGGCGAGGCCGGCGAGCTCCTGCACGGCTGCTTCCTCAAGGACTACGCGAAGGCGGACTGGTGA
- a CDS encoding alpha/beta-hydrolase family protein: MSRTPAARAWWAAPWGGLLRFGESLSLAGLLVGVLALAASTQPSLVPRGWVFQGVISGLSLLVGYVAGVLARWLLRVLGLARILPVAWYRPAHRIALGVLAVVAVVALTAGAAAQRRLTLLWGLEPIPGGAHALGAFLLGLALAVLLLLAARALRAGAGALGRLLGRWVPRPVSAVVSFVVVGALVVTIVNGLFHELVLGSITPGFQARDSDVPDGYAPPAAPERSGSAASAQTWDTLGYQGRIFVAGGPSTEEITAVTGEAAMTPIRVYAGLASQDAAGGDVDLDALAAEVVAELDRTNAWERSVVVVTTATGTGWVDPLSAAAVEYVTNGDVATASMQYSYNPSWVTLVLDLDRPRVAGQELFDAVSERWLELPEDSRPLLLSSGVSLGSFGSQSSFTSEASIAARSDGAVWAGTPYFTQLWSRFTADRDPGSVQKHPVLDAGASVRWGTESSGDQGFEDLGPADGARIAYLQHPSDGVVWWWLPTFWSKDDWFDEPRQGDVLDGIRWWPVITGLQLMGDQFAAGSPTVPLGHGHNYGGEYVDAWSWATGRSLSQEQLAPIRDAVDATPRDG; this comes from the coding sequence GTGAGCCGCACCCCCGCGGCCCGCGCGTGGTGGGCGGCGCCGTGGGGCGGACTGCTGCGGTTCGGCGAGAGCCTCTCGCTCGCCGGCCTGCTCGTCGGCGTCCTCGCCCTCGCCGCCTCGACCCAGCCGTCGCTCGTCCCGCGCGGATGGGTGTTCCAGGGGGTGATCTCGGGACTCTCGCTGCTGGTCGGCTACGTCGCCGGCGTCCTCGCCCGGTGGCTGCTGCGCGTGCTCGGCCTCGCCCGCATCCTCCCGGTCGCCTGGTACCGGCCGGCGCACCGGATCGCGCTCGGCGTCCTGGCGGTCGTCGCCGTCGTCGCGCTCACGGCGGGCGCGGCGGCGCAGCGCCGGCTCACGCTGCTGTGGGGGCTCGAGCCGATCCCGGGCGGTGCGCACGCGCTCGGGGCGTTCCTGCTCGGCCTCGCGCTCGCGGTGCTCCTCCTGCTCGCCGCCCGCGCTCTGCGCGCCGGCGCGGGCGCGCTCGGCCGACTGCTCGGACGGTGGGTCCCCCGTCCCGTGTCCGCGGTCGTGAGCTTCGTCGTCGTCGGCGCACTCGTCGTGACGATCGTCAACGGCCTGTTCCACGAGCTCGTCCTCGGCTCGATCACGCCGGGCTTCCAGGCCCGCGACTCGGACGTCCCGGACGGCTACGCCCCGCCCGCCGCGCCCGAGCGGTCCGGGTCCGCCGCGTCGGCCCAGACGTGGGACACCCTCGGCTACCAGGGCCGCATCTTCGTCGCCGGCGGCCCGAGCACCGAGGAGATCACCGCGGTGACCGGCGAGGCGGCGATGACGCCGATCCGCGTCTACGCGGGGCTCGCGAGCCAGGACGCCGCCGGCGGGGACGTCGATCTCGACGCCCTGGCCGCCGAGGTCGTAGCGGAGCTGGACCGGACGAACGCGTGGGAGCGCAGCGTCGTGGTCGTGACGACCGCGACGGGCACCGGCTGGGTCGACCCCCTGTCGGCCGCCGCGGTGGAGTACGTGACGAACGGCGACGTCGCCACGGCCTCGATGCAGTACTCCTACAACCCGAGCTGGGTGACCCTCGTCCTCGATCTCGACCGGCCGCGGGTCGCCGGCCAGGAGCTGTTCGACGCCGTGAGCGAGCGGTGGCTCGAGCTGCCGGAGGACTCCCGCCCGCTCCTGCTCAGCTCGGGCGTCTCGCTCGGCTCGTTCGGCAGCCAGTCGTCGTTCACGTCGGAGGCGAGCATCGCCGCCCGGTCCGACGGCGCGGTCTGGGCCGGGACGCCCTACTTCACGCAGCTGTGGTCGCGCTTCACCGCCGATCGCGACCCGGGAAGCGTCCAGAAGCACCCGGTGCTCGACGCCGGCGCGAGCGTGCGCTGGGGCACCGAGAGCTCCGGCGACCAGGGGTTCGAGGACCTCGGCCCGGCCGACGGCGCCCGCATCGCCTACCTGCAGCACCCGAGCGACGGCGTCGTGTGGTGGTGGCTGCCGACGTTCTGGTCCAAGGACGACTGGTTCGACGAGCCGCGCCAGGGCGACGTGCTCGACGGGATCCGCTGGTGGCCCGTCATCACCGGGCTCCAGCTCATGGGCGACCAGTTCGCCGCCGGCTCCCCCACCGTCCCGCTCGGCCACGGGCACAACTACGGCGGCGAGTACGTCGACGCGTGGTCCTGGGCGACGGGCCGGTCGCTGTCACAGGAGCAGCTCGCGCCGATCCGCGACGCCGTCGACGCGACACCGCGGGACGGCTGA
- the glgX gene encoding glycogen debranching protein GlgX codes for MRIWPGHSYPLGATYDGNGTNFALFSSIAERIELCLIDDDGAEERVEVTEVDAFVWHVYLPSVQPGQRYGYRVHGPYAPERGMWCNPAKLLIDPYAKALDGEVDGDPSLLSYPAGGRPEAGAEPTDSDSLGHTMYSVVHNPFFDWGHDHPPAHEYHRSVIYEAHVRGMTMLHPAVPEDLRGTYAGIAHPAVIEHLRSLGVTAIELMPVHQFVDDSTLREKGLSNYWGYNTIGFFAPHNAYAARGTRGQQVPEFKAMVKALHEADIEVILDVVYNHTAEGNHMGPTLSFRGIDNPAYYRLVDSDPIHYFDTTGTGNSLLMRSPHVLQLIMDSLRYWVSEMHVDGFRFDLAATLARQFHEVDRLSAFFDLVQQDPVISQVKLIAEPWDLGEGGYQVGGFPPLWTEWNGAYRDTVRDFWRGAPHTLGEFANRLAGSSDLYEHTGRKPIASINFVTAHDGFTLADLVSYDEKHNEANLEGGNDGESHNRSWNSGAEGPTDDPAILELRARRARSLMGTLLLSQGVPMIAHGDELGRTQRGNNNVYCQDNELSWMDWSKDPRSRTMLEFTRRAIALRADHPVLRRRRFFSGTTTGSGPDQIEDIAWFTPAAEPMTGEEWDTWYAKAVMVFLNGEAISEPDEYGEHVVDDSFLLLFNADSEPISFTLPAARYGTAWTGALDSDHTVESWQVLAAGSTLEVAGYSLVVLSRPSATDEDAVRPTGATTDIFTDYDPAAEAGGSDEAPEASGEEEPGGTSAGGDDAASSDEAAEGETEDAAPADGASD; via the coding sequence ATGCGTATCTGGCCGGGGCACTCCTACCCCTTGGGGGCAACCTACGACGGGAACGGGACGAACTTCGCCCTGTTCTCCTCGATCGCGGAGCGGATCGAGCTCTGCCTCATCGACGACGACGGCGCCGAGGAGCGGGTCGAGGTGACGGAGGTCGACGCCTTCGTCTGGCACGTCTACCTGCCGTCGGTGCAGCCGGGCCAGCGCTACGGGTACCGCGTGCACGGGCCGTACGCGCCCGAGCGCGGCATGTGGTGCAACCCGGCGAAGCTCCTCATCGACCCCTACGCCAAGGCGCTGGACGGTGAGGTCGACGGCGACCCGTCGCTGCTCTCCTACCCCGCCGGCGGCCGACCGGAGGCCGGGGCCGAGCCGACGGACTCCGACTCGCTGGGCCACACGATGTACTCCGTCGTGCACAACCCGTTCTTCGACTGGGGTCACGACCACCCGCCGGCGCACGAGTACCACCGCAGCGTCATCTACGAGGCGCACGTGCGCGGCATGACGATGCTCCACCCGGCCGTCCCCGAGGACCTGCGCGGGACGTACGCCGGGATCGCGCACCCCGCGGTGATCGAGCACCTGCGCAGCCTCGGCGTCACGGCCATCGAGCTCATGCCCGTCCACCAGTTCGTCGACGACTCGACGCTGCGTGAGAAGGGCCTGTCGAACTACTGGGGCTACAACACGATCGGCTTCTTCGCACCGCACAACGCCTACGCGGCGCGCGGCACGCGCGGCCAGCAGGTGCCCGAGTTCAAGGCGATGGTCAAGGCGCTGCACGAGGCCGACATCGAGGTGATCCTCGACGTCGTCTACAACCACACGGCCGAGGGCAACCACATGGGCCCGACGCTCTCGTTCCGCGGGATCGACAACCCGGCCTACTACCGCCTCGTCGACTCCGACCCGATCCACTACTTCGACACGACGGGCACGGGCAACTCGCTGCTCATGCGCTCCCCGCACGTGCTCCAGCTCATCATGGACTCGCTGCGCTACTGGGTGAGCGAGATGCACGTCGACGGCTTCCGGTTCGACCTCGCCGCCACCCTCGCGCGTCAGTTCCACGAGGTCGACCGGCTCTCGGCGTTCTTCGACCTGGTCCAGCAGGACCCGGTCATCTCCCAGGTCAAGCTCATCGCCGAGCCGTGGGACCTCGGCGAGGGGGGCTACCAGGTCGGCGGGTTCCCCCCGCTGTGGACCGAGTGGAACGGCGCGTACCGGGACACGGTCCGGGACTTCTGGCGCGGCGCCCCGCACACGCTCGGCGAGTTCGCGAACCGGCTCGCCGGGTCCTCCGACCTCTACGAGCACACGGGCCGCAAGCCGATCGCGTCGATCAACTTCGTCACGGCCCACGACGGGTTCACGCTGGCCGACCTCGTGTCCTACGACGAGAAGCACAACGAGGCGAACCTCGAGGGCGGCAACGACGGGGAGTCGCACAACCGGTCCTGGAACTCCGGCGCCGAGGGCCCGACCGACGACCCGGCGATCCTCGAGCTGCGCGCCCGGCGCGCGCGCAGCCTGATGGGCACGCTCCTGCTGTCCCAGGGCGTCCCGATGATCGCGCACGGCGACGAGCTCGGTCGCACCCAGCGCGGCAACAACAACGTCTACTGCCAGGACAACGAGCTGTCCTGGATGGACTGGAGCAAGGATCCGCGGTCGCGGACCATGCTCGAGTTCACCCGGCGGGCGATCGCGCTGCGCGCCGACCACCCGGTGCTGCGCCGTCGCCGGTTCTTCTCCGGCACGACGACGGGCAGCGGCCCGGACCAGATCGAGGACATCGCCTGGTTCACGCCCGCGGCCGAGCCCATGACGGGCGAGGAGTGGGACACCTGGTACGCGAAGGCGGTCATGGTCTTCCTCAACGGCGAGGCGATCAGCGAGCCGGACGAGTATGGCGAGCACGTCGTCGACGACTCGTTCCTGCTCCTGTTCAACGCCGACTCCGAGCCGATCTCGTTCACGCTCCCCGCCGCGAGGTACGGGACCGCGTGGACCGGGGCTCTCGACTCCGACCACACCGTCGAGTCGTGGCAGGTGCTCGCCGCCGGGTCGACGCTCGAGGTGGCCGGCTACTCCCTCGTCGTGCTGTCCCGCCCGAGCGCGACGGACGAGGACGCGGTCCGACCGACGGGTGCGACGACCGACATCTTCACCGACTACGACCCGGCCGCCGAGGCGGGCGGGTCGGACGAGGCCCCCGAGGCATCGGGCGAGGAGGAGCCCGGCGGCACGTCGGCCGGGGGCGACGACGCTGCGAGCAGCGACGAGGCCGCCGAGGGCGAGACCGAGGACGCGGCGCCGGCCGACGGCGCGTCGGACTAG
- a CDS encoding M23 family metallopeptidase → MTVAAATLAIVGWIGSAASAGPGGARESAGLPAASARSSSIDAGLSPTLVRTVTGQGTSTTPSTGGTGTASSTSRSVYPDYLLTPFAQLPTPSTTGTSSTGTSVAVTSGTSARPNPGTGDTTRVAADPAAASTPSVAPTQPHVLSPSPTAPVLEVGEADVLDGLPWDEPLRPHDPEPSLAEELAILAQWWPQATIYAEAPPAPEPAAADDTLAAQLAEAGITVSDDGWVNPLPNGRYVSGYGFRGPIAGVIGAMFHAGVDLAAPLGYPIRAASAGTVSYVGNGNRQFGLSGWAVVVDHGDGVQTSYNHMAAPGVLVRVGDQVEAGQIIALVGSEGRASGPHLHFGTYVNGKSVDPYTFMLSRGIDLKSGKSVTPVPLTADWLAAQELYRRLAAALPTTPTTPATPTAPSTPTGPETPTPTPSPTTPATPKPTPSPSPTTPSPSPSPTPTPTDPSPTPTPTEPTPSPTDPSTPTPTPSEPTPEPSSPAPESPSASGSPSSDATSSAAPEPAATPDA, encoded by the coding sequence GTGACGGTCGCGGCAGCGACCCTCGCGATCGTCGGCTGGATCGGCTCGGCCGCGTCGGCCGGCCCGGGGGGCGCGCGCGAGAGCGCCGGTCTCCCAGCGGCATCGGCACGGTCGTCGAGCATCGACGCGGGCCTGAGCCCGACGCTCGTGCGGACCGTGACGGGTCAGGGCACGTCGACGACCCCGTCCACCGGCGGGACCGGCACCGCTTCCTCCACGTCCCGGTCGGTGTACCCCGACTACCTGCTCACGCCGTTCGCGCAGCTCCCGACCCCGTCGACGACCGGGACGTCGTCGACCGGGACCTCGGTCGCCGTGACCTCCGGGACCTCGGCCCGTCCGAACCCCGGGACCGGCGACACCACCCGCGTCGCTGCGGACCCGGCCGCCGCCTCCACCCCGTCCGTCGCTCCGACGCAGCCGCACGTCCTCAGCCCCTCGCCGACCGCCCCGGTCCTCGAGGTCGGTGAGGCGGACGTGCTCGACGGCCTGCCGTGGGACGAGCCCCTGCGGCCGCACGACCCCGAGCCGTCGCTCGCCGAGGAGCTCGCGATCCTCGCCCAGTGGTGGCCGCAGGCGACGATCTACGCCGAGGCGCCGCCGGCCCCCGAGCCGGCTGCCGCCGACGACACCCTCGCGGCGCAGCTCGCCGAGGCGGGCATCACGGTCAGCGACGACGGGTGGGTCAACCCGCTCCCGAACGGACGCTACGTCTCCGGCTACGGCTTCCGCGGTCCGATCGCGGGCGTCATCGGCGCGATGTTCCACGCGGGCGTCGACCTCGCCGCACCGCTCGGCTACCCGATCCGGGCCGCCTCGGCCGGCACGGTCAGCTACGTCGGCAACGGCAACCGCCAGTTCGGGCTGAGCGGGTGGGCGGTCGTCGTCGACCACGGCGACGGCGTGCAGACCTCTTACAACCACATGGCGGCGCCGGGCGTCCTCGTCCGGGTCGGCGACCAGGTCGAGGCCGGTCAGATCATCGCGCTCGTCGGCAGCGAGGGACGCGCCTCGGGTCCGCACCTGCACTTCGGGACGTACGTCAACGGCAAGTCGGTCGACCCGTACACGTTCATGCTCTCGCGCGGCATCGACCTCAAGTCCGGCAAGAGCGTGACGCCGGTCCCGCTCACCGCCGACTGGCTCGCCGCGCAGGAGCTGTACCGCCGTCTCGCCGCAGCCCTTCCCACGACCCCCACGACCCCGGCGACACCGACGGCTCCCTCGACGCCGACCGGTCCGGAGACCCCGACGCCGACGCCGAGCCCGACCACGCCGGCGACGCCCAAGCCGACGCCCTCGCCGTCACCGACGACCCCGTCGCCCAGTCCGTCCCCGACTCCCACGCCGACGGACCCGTCCCCGACCCCGACGCCGACCGAGCCCACGCCGAGCCCGACGGACCCGAGCACGCCGACACCCACGCCGAGCGAGCCGACCCCGGAGCCGAGCTCGCCGGCACCGGAGTCCCCGAGCGCCTCCGGCTCGCCGTCGTCCGACGCGACGTCCTCGGCCGCGCCGGAGCCCGCCGCGACGCCGGACGCCTAG
- a CDS encoding HIT family protein has translation MPTLFSRIIDGEIPGRFVWCDTRCVVFLDVSPVTPGHALVVPREEVDHWIDASPELLAHLHEVAREIGAAQLAAFGGERAGLVIAGYGVPHLHLHVFPTSDMAPFANLDGAPADEDDLDAAARALRSALVERGHHDVVEASLLASAR, from the coding sequence ATGCCAACGCTCTTCAGCCGCATCATCGACGGCGAGATCCCCGGCCGGTTCGTCTGGTGCGACACCCGGTGCGTCGTCTTCCTCGACGTCTCCCCCGTCACCCCCGGTCACGCGCTCGTCGTGCCGCGGGAGGAGGTGGACCACTGGATCGACGCGTCGCCCGAGCTGCTGGCGCACCTGCACGAGGTGGCCCGCGAGATCGGCGCGGCCCAGCTCGCGGCATTCGGCGGTGAGCGCGCCGGCCTCGTCATCGCCGGATACGGCGTCCCGCACCTGCACCTGCACGTGTTCCCGACGTCCGACATGGCGCCGTTCGCGAACCTCGACGGCGCCCCGGCAGACGAGGACGACCTCGACGCCGCCGCCCGTGCCCTGCGCTCGGCCCTGGTCGAGCGGGGCCACCACGACGTCGTCGAGGCGTCGCTGCTCGCGTCCGCGCGCTAA